DNA sequence from the Streptomyces cinnabarinus genome:
TGCACCGCCTGGACCAGGGCGTCGGACAGGGCCTCCAGATCGCCCTGGTGGTCCTCCAGGATCGAGCGGATCCGCTTCCAGCCGGTCTCCAGGTCATGGCCGCCGGTCTCGATCAGACCGTCCGTGCACAGCAGCATCGTCTCGCCGGGCTCCAGGGTGAGCCGGGTCGTCGGGTAGTCCGCGTCCGGGTCGATCCCGAGCGGCAGCCCGCCCGCCGTCGGCCGGGTCAGCACCGTGCCGTCCGCCATCCGGATCGCCGGGTCCGGGTGCCCGGCGCGGGCCACGTCCAGGGTCGCCGAGGCGGGGTCCACCTCGACGTACAGGCAGGTCGCGAAGCGCAGGTCGAGCAGTTCCGGATCGTCGTCGTCCGTCATGCCGTGCAGAAAGCGGGAGGCCCGGGAGAGCACGGCGTCCGGGCGGTGGCCCTCGGAGGCGTAGGCGCGCAGGGCGATCCGGAGCTGCCCCATCAGGCCCGCCGCCCGCACGTCATGGCCCTGGACGTCCCCGATGACCAGGGCGAACCGCCCGCCCGGCAGCGGGATCATGTCGTACCAGTCGCCGCCGACCTGGAGGCCGCCGCCGGTGGGCACATAGCGGGCGGCGACGCTCATGCCCGGTATCTCCTGCGGGCCCAGCGTCGGCAGCATGGAGCGCTGGAGCCCGTCGGTGAGCTCGCGCTGGGTCTCCGCGGCGCCGGCCCGGGACAGCGCCTGCGCCAGCATCCGGGCCACCGTCGTCAGCACCGAGCGCTCGTCGGGCGTGAACGCCACCGGATAGGTGAAGGCCGCCATCCAGGCGCCCATCGTCCGCCCGGCCACCGTCAGCGGCAGGAACGCCCAGGAGCGGCGCCCGAAGTGCGCCGCGAGCGGCCAGGTCACCGGGTAGCGGGAGCGGTACTGCTCGGGCGTGGAGAGATAGACGGCCCGTCCGGTGCGCACCACCTCGGCGGCCGGATAGTCGGTCTGCAGGGACAGGTGGGTGAACGGGTCCTCGTCCCCGGCGTCCTGACCGTGGTGGCCGATGATCGTCAGCCGGTCGGCCTCCACGCCGAACACCGCGAGCCCGTCCGGTGAGAAGCCCGGCATCGACAGCCCGGCCGCGACCCGCAGCACCTCCGCCGTGGACCGGGCCTCGGCGAGCGCCCGGCCCGCGTCCAGCAGGAAGGCTTCCCGGGAGCGCCGCCAGTCCCCGGTGACCGCACCCCGTCCGGCCGGGGTGCCCGGCGTGGGCTCGGTGACCTCCTGGAGGGTGCCGATCACCTCGTAGGCCCGTTTCTGCGGGTCGAAGGCGGGCTTGAAGCGGCTGCGGGTGATCCGGACGACCTGGCCCCGCTCGTCCATGATCCGCACCCGCACCTCGCCCAGCGTGCCCTCGGCGACGGCGAGCTGGATCACTCCGGCGATCTCGTTCCAGTCGACCGGGTGCAGCCGGGCGCGCACCTGGGACTCCCGGAGCGTGGCCCGTTCCTCGGGCAGCCCGAGCAGCCGGGCCGCCTCGGCATCGACCGTGACCAGCCCGGTGGCGGTGGACCAGTGCCATTGGCCCGTCGCCAGGGCGGCGAGAACCTCCTGCACGGCGGGCAGGGGCTCACCAGTGCGCATTGCCCCACTCTAAGAAGAGGTCAACCGAGCCTGCCACCGAAGGGGCCGCCGTTAATGGTGGGGAGCCGATCATTGGGTGGCCGGTACCCTTGGGAGGTCCGGGCACTGGGCCCCGGAGATTCCCGATCCGCGAAGGCTGGATGAACGACGATGCATCGGTACAGGTCCCACACCTGCGGCGAGCTCCGCGCCTCTGACGTCGAGAGCGACGTCCGGCTGAGTGGCTGGCTGCACAATCGGCGCGACCTGGGTGGCATCCTCTTCATCGATCTGCGCGATCACTACGGCATCACGCAGCTCGTCGCCCGCCCCGGCACGCCCGCCTACGAGGCCCTGGACAAGCTCTCCAAGGAGTCCACGGTCCGGGTGGACGGCAAGGTTGTTTCACGTGGAACCGAGAACGTGAACCCCGAGCTGCCCACTGGCGAGATCGAGGTCGAGGTCGGCGAGGTCGAGCTGCTCGGCGCCGCCGCCCCGCTGCCGTTCACGATCAACGCCGAGGACGGGGTCAACGAGGAGCGGCGCCTTGAGTACCGCTTCCTGGACCTGCGCCGCGAGCGCATGCACAAGAACATCATGCTGCGTACGGCGGTCATCTCGGCGATCCGTCACAAGATGACGGCGCTGGGCTTCAACGAGATGGCGACGCCGATCCTGTCCGCCACCTCCCCCGAGGGCGCCCGCGACTTCGTCGTGCCCTCCCGCCTGAACCCGGGCAAGTTCTACGCCCTCCCGCAGGCGCCGCAGCAGTTCAAGCAGCTGCTGATGATCTCCGGCTTCGACCGGTACTTCCAGATCGCGCCCTGCTTCCGCGACGAGGACGCCCGCGCCGACCGTTCGCCGGGCGAGTTCTACCAGCTCGACGTGGAGATGAGCTTCGTCGAGCAGGAGGACGTCTTCCAGCCGATCGAGAAGCTCATGACGGAGCTGTTCGAGGAGTTCGGCAACGGCCGCCACGTCACCTCCCCCTTCCCGCGGATCCCGTTCCGCGAGGCGATGCTGAAGTACGGCTCCGACAAGCCGGACCTGCGGGCCCAGCTGGAGCTCGTCGACATCACCGATGTCTTCGAGGGCTCGGAGTTCAAGGCGTTCGCGGGCAAGCACGTGCGCGCCCTCGCGGTGCCGGACGTCTCCGCGCAGCCCCGGAAGTTCTTCGACCAGCTCGGTGACTTCGCGGTCTCGCAGGGCGCGAAGGGCCTCGCCTGGGTGCGGGTGGCCGAGGACGGCTCGCTGTCCGGCCCGATCGCGAAGTTCCTCACCGAGGAGAACGTCGCCGAGCTGACCAAGCGCCTCTCCCTGGCCGCCGGTCACGCCGTGTTCTTCGGCGCGGGCGAGTTCGACGAGGTCTCCAAGATCATGGGCGCGGTCCGGGTCGAGGCTGCCAAGCGCGCCGGGCACTTCGAGGACGGCGTCTTCCGGTTCTGCTGGATCGTCGACTTCCCGATGTACGAGAAGGACGAGGACACCGGGAAGATCGACTTCTCGCACAACCCGTTCTCGATGCCGCAGGGCGGCCTTGAGGCCCTGGAGAACCAGGACCCGCTGGACATCCTGGGCTGGCAGTACGACATCGTCTGCAACGGCGTCGAGCTGTCCTCCGGCGCGATCCGGAACCACGAGCCGGAGATCATGCTCAAGGCGTTCGAGATCGCCGGCTACGACCGGGACACCGTCGAGGAGCAGTTCGCGGGCATGCTCCGCGCGTTCCGCTTCGGCGCCCCGCCGCACGGCGGCATCGCCCCCGGCGTGGACCGTATCGTCATGCTGCTGGCGGACGAGCCGAACATCCGCGAGACCATCGCCTTCCCGCTCAACGGCAACGCCCAGGACCTGATGATGGGCGCGCCGACGGAGCTGGACGAGACCCGGCTGAGGGAGCTGCACCTGTCGGTGCGCAAGCCGCAGCCGAAGTAGTGGTCGGTTGAGCGAAGGGCCCGGACCCGGGGATGGGTTCCGGGCCCTTTGTCGTTTCCAAAGGTAACCACAGGCCACGCCCATGCTCCTTACAGCCGCCCTACCTAGCGTCCTGGGGCATGACGGGAAACCACACGGCCGAAGGGCCGAAGCACAAAAGGGACTTGACGCGGCGTAAGGTCGTCGTCGGCGGAGCCGGGGCGGTCGCCGCGGTGGGCGTGGGCGGTGCCTTCGCGGCAGGCGCCTTCGCGGACGAGACCAGCGGTACGGCCGCTGCCTCGGCCTCGGAGTCGGCGACCGAGGGCTGCTACAAGCTCACCTCGGAGACCACCGAGGGGCCGTACTACATCGACGCCGACAAGATCCGCCGGGACATCACCGAGGACAAGGAGGGCATCCCGCTCGTCCTGAACCTCAAGGTGATCGACAACGAGACCTGCAAGCCCATCGCGAACGCCGCCGTGGACATCTGGCACTGCGACGCGCTCGGCATCTACTCGGGCTACGAGAGCCTGTCGACCGGCGGCGGTGGCGGCACGCCCCCGACGGACGCGCCGACCGACATGCCCTCCGGCACACCGACCGGCGAGCCGCCGTCCGGGGCTCCCTCCGGCGGCACCGGCGGCGGGATGCACGAGGAGCCTACCGACGACGAGCGCTATCTGCGCGGCACCTGGAAGACCGACAAGCAGGGCCGGGTCACCTTCCGGACGATCCTCCCGGGCTGGTACCGGGGCCGTACCGTCCACATCCACACCAAGGTGCATGTGGACGGAGAGTGGACGGACGCCGGCTACGAGGGCGGCCACACCTGCCACACCGGCCAGTTCTTCTTCGACGAGGAGTCCGTCCTCGCCTCCGCCGAGGTCGAGCCGTACTCCACCTCGACGACCGAGCGCACGACGCTCGAACAGGACACGATCTACGACCAGTCCGGCACCGCGGGCGGCCTGCTCAAGCTGAAGTACAACAAGAAGAACATCGCCAAGGGCGTCGTCGGCTCCCTCACGATGGGCGTCGACCCGGACGCGACGAACACCGGTACCTGACCCGGGGTCCGTCTGTCCGTCGGACGCGTGCCGGTCGCTGAGGCCTACCGGGCTACGTACTGCGTGAGGATCGCCTGGACCTCGTAGATGTCCACGCCCTTGGTGAAGGTCTTGGTGATCGGCAGCTGGGTGCCGGAGACCCAGATCTTCAGCTCGGCGTCGAGGTCGAAGGTGCCGGCCGTCTCCACGGCGAAGTGGGTGATGCTGCGGTAGGGGATGGAGTGGTACTCCGTCTTCTTACCGGTGATGCCCTGCTTGTCGACCAGGATCAGCCGGCGGTCGGTGAACAGGATGGTGTCGCGGATCAGCAGGTAGGCAGTGTGCACCGTCTCGCCCTGGCCGAGCAGCTTGGCGTAGTCCTGCGCCGCCTGCGCCGGGTCGATCGGGTGCGCGTTGCCGAAAAGAGCCATGAGAGGACCCCCCACTCGAACGTCATGCGGCCTGACCGACCGCATGATCATGGCCAGATATACCTGGTGAGTGAGGGGTCCGAGAAGGGGTGTTACTCGGCGGTTACGCCGCCGAAGCGCTCCTTGTACGTTTCCAGGTCGTCGTCGGTGAGCTTGGCGAACAGCACCGGCGGAACCGTGAAGGGGGTGCCGACCGGGACGGCGGTCAGGGACTTCGCCTCGTCCGCCGAGACCCAGGTGGCGGTGTCGTCGGCGAGCGCGAACGCCTGCCGCATGGCCGCCGCGGACGCCGGGATGAAGGGTTCCGAGACCACCGCGTACAGGTGGATCAGGTTCATCGCGGTGCGCAGCGTGAGCGCGGCGCCGTCCTTGTCGGTCTTGATCTCCAGCCAGGGGGCCTTCTCCTCCAGGTAGGAGTTGCCCGCGGACCACAGCGCGCGCAGGGCGGCCGCGGCCTTGCGGAACTGGAGGGCCTCCATGTGCTCCTCGTACTCGGCGAGCAGCCGGGCGATCTCCTCGCCGAGCCGCGCCTCCGCCGTGCCGGGCTCGCCGCCCGCCGGGACCTCCTCGCCGAAGCGCTTCTTGGAGAAGGACAGGACGCGGTTGACGAAGTTGCCGAGGGTGTCGGCGAGGTCCTTGTTGACCGTCGCCGTGAAGTGCTCCCAGGTGAAGGAGGAGTCGTCCGACTCGGGGGCGTTGGCGATCAGGAAGTAGCGCCAGTAGTCGGCCGGGAGGATCTCCAGCGCCTGGTCGGTGAAGACACCGCGCTTCTGGGAGGTGGAGAACTTGCCGCCGTAGTACGTCAGCCAGTTGAAGGCCTTGACGTAGTCGACCTTCTTCCACGGCTCGCGCACGCCGAGCTGGGTGGCCGGGAACATCACCGTGTGGAACGGGACGTTGTCCTTGGCCATGAACTCGGTGTAGCGGACGGTGTCGTCGGCCTCGTACCACCAGGACTTCCAGTCGCGGGTCTCCCCGGCGGGCGCCGCGTCCGACCACTCCTTCGTCGCGCCGATGTACTCGATCGGGGCGTCGAACCAGACGTAGAAGACCTTGCCCTCGGCCGCCAGCTCCGGCCAGGTGTCGGCCGGGACGGGGACGCCCCAGTCGAGGTCGCGGGTGATCGCGCGGTCGTGCAGGCCCTCGGTGAGCCACTTGTGGGCGATCGAGGAGGCCAGGTGCGGCCACTGGCCGTCGTGCCGGGCGACCCATTCGCGGACCTCGTTCTCCAGCTTGGACTGGAGGAGGAAGAGGTGCTTGGTCTCGCGCACCTCCAGGTCGGTGGAGCCGGAGATCGCCGAGCGCGGGTTGATCAGGTCGGTCGGGTCCAGGACGCGGGTGCAGTTCTCGCACTGGTCGCCGCGGGCCTTGTCGTAGCCGCAGTGGGGGCAGGTGCCCTCGACGTAGCGGTCCGGGAGGAAGCGGCCGTCGGTGGGGCTGTACACCTGGCGGATCGCCCGCTCCTCGATGAAGCCGTTCTCGTGGAGGCGGCGGGCGAAGTGCTGGGTGATCTCGACGTTCTGCGGGCTGGAGCTGCGGCCGAAGTAGTCGAAGGCCAGCGCGAAGCCGTCGTAGACCGCCTTCTGCGCGTCGTGTGCCTGCGCGCAGAACTCGTCCACCGGGAGGCCCCGCTCCTTCGCGGCCAGTTCGGCGGGGGTGCCGTGCTCGTCCGTGGCGCAGATGTACAGGACGTCATGGCCGCGCTGGCGGAGGTACCGGGAGTACACGTCCGCCGGGAGCATGGACCCCACCATGTTGCCCAGGTGCTTGATCCCGTTGATGTACGGAAGGGCGCTGGTGATGAGGTGTCGAGCCATGGCTTGGCTGCTCCCGGGTCGGTCGGTTTACGAACCTTGAAATCGTAGCCGACATGGGTGGGCCGCCCGCTTCCCGTTTTAAGGGGTGGGAAGGGGGCGGCCCGTTCGTCTTTCCGGCGGTTTCCTACGGTCGCCAGTCCGCGAGTACGCCCGTGTAGAGCTCGGTGTCGGTGAGCTCGCGGGGGGTCGGGCCCGCGTGGAAGAAGGACGTGTTGCCGGTCTTCAGCTTGCGGAGGTAGTCGAAGGCCTTGTTGTCGTGCTCGCCGAAGGCGACGAAGGCGAAGTGGATGTGGGGGTGGGTCTTCGCGGCGTCGGCGAGGGCCTGGGTGGCGGGGGTCTTCGCGTCGGGGGCGCCGTCGGTCTGGAAGATCACGAGGGCGGGGGTCTTCGCGTCGGGGGCCGTCTTGTCGTGGGTGGCCACGACGTCCTCCACCGCTACGTGGTAGCTGGTGCGGCCCATGCGGCCGAGGGTGGCGTGCAGCTCGTCGATCTTGTTCTCGTGCTCGGTGAGGGTGAGCTCGCCGGTGCCGTCCAGTTCGGTGGAGAAGAAGGTGACGTGGACGGTGGCGTCGGTGTCGAGGTGGGCGGCGAGGGCGAGGGTCTGCTCGGCGAGGGCCTGGGCGGAGCCGTCCTTGTAGTACGGGCGCATGCTCGCGGAGCGGTCCAGGACGAGGTAGGTCTTGGCGCGGGTGCCGGTGAGGTCGTGCTTCTTGAGGGCGGTGGTGGCCGCGCGGTACGCGGTGGCGAGGCTGGGGGCGTGGGTCTTGAGGCGGGCGAGGGTGGTGGCGGGCTCGGCCTCGGCCTTGGCTGCGCCTTCGGCCGGGTTGTTCCCACCCGCACCACCGGTGCCGCTCTCGTCGTCGACCGCGGGTGGCCCCTGAGGGGCGACCTCGCCGTCGGCGACCGCGGGCTCCTCGGCCCGCGCCTCCGCCACGTCAGCAGCCAACGGCTCCACGACGGACTCCGCCACAACCTCAGCCACCGGCTCGGGCTCCGCGACCGGCTCCGCCGCAACCTCCGCCACGGGCTCGGGCTCCGCGACCGGCTCGGGCTCGGCTTCGATGACGGGCTCGGGCTCCGCGACTGGCTCGGGCTCGGCTTCGATGACGGGCTCGGGCTCCGCGACCGGCTCCGCCGCAACCTCCGCCGCGGGCTCGGGCTCCGCGACCGGCTCGGGCTCGGCTTCGATGACGGGCTCGGCCGCTGGGACCGGCTCCGTCGTAGCCTCCGCCGCGGGCTCGGGCTCCGCGACCGGCTCGGGCTCGGCTTCGATGACGGGCTCGGCCGCTGGGACCGGCTCCGTCGTAGCCTCCGCCTCGGGCTCGGGGTCGGCTTCGATGACGGGCTCGGGCTCTGCGACCGGCTCCGCTTCGGCGACTACGACCGCCTCGGGCTCCACACTCGCCTCGGGCTCCGCCACCGGCTCGGCTTCTGCCGTCGGCTCCAGCACGGGCTCCGGCTCGGGCTCGACGACCGGGTCCGTTTCGGCCACCGGCTCCGCGGCCGGCTCCGGCTCGACGACCGGCTCGGGCTCCGCCACGGGCGCAACCTCCGCCGTCGGCTCAGCCTCAGCCTCGGTCTCCGTTGCCTCGGCCATCGCCGCTGCCTCGGTCTTCGCCGTCGGCTCGGCCGTCGCCGTCGCCGTCGGCTCCGGGGCGCCCCCCTGCTTGGGGACCGCGACGTTGTCGAAGGCTGCTGAGACCAGTTCGTGTTCGTCGTCGTCCGTTGCCGGGCGGGGGTCCGGGAGCTTGGTTTCCGGGGTCGGTGCCGGCGTCGGATCCAGGGAAGGCGTGCCGGGGGCACCCTCTGCCTCGGCCGTGCGCTCCTTTCGGGAGCGGCCGAATGCGTTCCGCAGGAGAGTGAGAATGCCCATGTGCGCAACCCTTCGCATGAGTTGTATCCCGTCAATCCCTGGCCAGGACGGACACGTAAGGTTAGCCGCCCCGGAGCGTGATCTTCGGCCGGGATCGCCTGCTGGGCCAACTCAGCTACCGATACCTCCAGTTCACCCTTCGTTCATCGCGCGTCCCCGCTTTCGCACAGCCGTCCCTTTACCGTCCGTCTGGCTGGATTCAAGGGGAAGCAAGGGGAGAACAAAGTGCGCATTCCGCTGCCGCTCATCAGAACGTCGGACGGTTCCCATCCTGGTGGCCGTTCCGCC
Encoded proteins:
- a CDS encoding SpoIIE family protein phosphatase, whose translation is MRTGEPLPAVQEVLAALATGQWHWSTATGLVTVDAEAARLLGLPEERATLRESQVRARLHPVDWNEIAGVIQLAVAEGTLGEVRVRIMDERGQVVRITRSRFKPAFDPQKRAYEVIGTLQEVTEPTPGTPAGRGAVTGDWRRSREAFLLDAGRALAEARSTAEVLRVAAGLSMPGFSPDGLAVFGVEADRLTIIGHHGQDAGDEDPFTHLSLQTDYPAAEVVRTGRAVYLSTPEQYRSRYPVTWPLAAHFGRRSWAFLPLTVAGRTMGAWMAAFTYPVAFTPDERSVLTTVARMLAQALSRAGAAETQRELTDGLQRSMLPTLGPQEIPGMSVAARYVPTGGGLQVGGDWYDMIPLPGGRFALVIGDVQGHDVRAAGLMGQLRIALRAYASEGHRPDAVLSRASRFLHGMTDDDDPELLDLRFATCLYVEVDPASATLDVARAGHPDPAIRMADGTVLTRPTAGGLPLGIDPDADYPTTRLTLEPGETMLLCTDGLIETGGHDLETGWKRIRSILEDHQGDLEALSDALVQAVHGPSSHHTTGPLADRREDDIAVLLLCREGEGCGCGETVTAVRPTVRRAMLTVAQDEPERIAVARHQLRELLHDWISADQVDSAVLLLSETLTNVLVHTDADALLRAEVHGEAGRRRMRVEVTDTSDDLPHKRRPGELASSGRGLMLIELLADTWGVDPRGEGKSIWFELAESAQDGSAEVP
- the aspS gene encoding aspartate--tRNA ligase yields the protein MHRYRSHTCGELRASDVESDVRLSGWLHNRRDLGGILFIDLRDHYGITQLVARPGTPAYEALDKLSKESTVRVDGKVVSRGTENVNPELPTGEIEVEVGEVELLGAAAPLPFTINAEDGVNEERRLEYRFLDLRRERMHKNIMLRTAVISAIRHKMTALGFNEMATPILSATSPEGARDFVVPSRLNPGKFYALPQAPQQFKQLLMISGFDRYFQIAPCFRDEDARADRSPGEFYQLDVEMSFVEQEDVFQPIEKLMTELFEEFGNGRHVTSPFPRIPFREAMLKYGSDKPDLRAQLELVDITDVFEGSEFKAFAGKHVRALAVPDVSAQPRKFFDQLGDFAVSQGAKGLAWVRVAEDGSLSGPIAKFLTEENVAELTKRLSLAAGHAVFFGAGEFDEVSKIMGAVRVEAAKRAGHFEDGVFRFCWIVDFPMYEKDEDTGKIDFSHNPFSMPQGGLEALENQDPLDILGWQYDIVCNGVELSSGAIRNHEPEIMLKAFEIAGYDRDTVEEQFAGMLRAFRFGAPPHGGIAPGVDRIVMLLADEPNIRETIAFPLNGNAQDLMMGAPTELDETRLRELHLSVRKPQPK
- a CDS encoding intradiol ring-cleavage dioxygenase translates to MTGNHTAEGPKHKRDLTRRKVVVGGAGAVAAVGVGGAFAAGAFADETSGTAAASASESATEGCYKLTSETTEGPYYIDADKIRRDITEDKEGIPLVLNLKVIDNETCKPIANAAVDIWHCDALGIYSGYESLSTGGGGGTPPTDAPTDMPSGTPTGEPPSGAPSGGTGGGMHEEPTDDERYLRGTWKTDKQGRVTFRTILPGWYRGRTVHIHTKVHVDGEWTDAGYEGGHTCHTGQFFFDEESVLASAEVEPYSTSTTERTTLEQDTIYDQSGTAGGLLKLKYNKKNIAKGVVGSLTMGVDPDATNTGT
- a CDS encoding PH domain-containing protein yields the protein MALFGNAHPIDPAQAAQDYAKLLGQGETVHTAYLLIRDTILFTDRRLILVDKQGITGKKTEYHSIPYRSITHFAVETAGTFDLDAELKIWVSGTQLPITKTFTKGVDIYEVQAILTQYVAR
- the metG gene encoding methionine--tRNA ligase, translated to MARHLITSALPYINGIKHLGNMVGSMLPADVYSRYLRQRGHDVLYICATDEHGTPAELAAKERGLPVDEFCAQAHDAQKAVYDGFALAFDYFGRSSSPQNVEITQHFARRLHENGFIEERAIRQVYSPTDGRFLPDRYVEGTCPHCGYDKARGDQCENCTRVLDPTDLINPRSAISGSTDLEVRETKHLFLLQSKLENEVREWVARHDGQWPHLASSIAHKWLTEGLHDRAITRDLDWGVPVPADTWPELAAEGKVFYVWFDAPIEYIGATKEWSDAAPAGETRDWKSWWYEADDTVRYTEFMAKDNVPFHTVMFPATQLGVREPWKKVDYVKAFNWLTYYGGKFSTSQKRGVFTDQALEILPADYWRYFLIANAPESDDSSFTWEHFTATVNKDLADTLGNFVNRVLSFSKKRFGEEVPAGGEPGTAEARLGEEIARLLAEYEEHMEALQFRKAAAALRALWSAGNSYLEEKAPWLEIKTDKDGAALTLRTAMNLIHLYAVVSEPFIPASAAAMRQAFALADDTATWVSADEAKSLTAVPVGTPFTVPPVLFAKLTDDDLETYKERFGGVTAE
- a CDS encoding VWA domain-containing protein, which codes for MGILTLLRNAFGRSRKERTAEAEGAPGTPSLDPTPAPTPETKLPDPRPATDDDEHELVSAAFDNVAVPKQGGAPEPTATATAEPTAKTEAAAMAEATETEAEAEPTAEVAPVAEPEPVVEPEPAAEPVAETDPVVEPEPEPVLEPTAEAEPVAEPEASVEPEAVVVAEAEPVAEPEPVIEADPEPEAEATTEPVPAAEPVIEAEPEPVAEPEPAAEATTEPVPAAEPVIEAEPEPVAEPEPAAEVAAEPVAEPEPVIEAEPEPVAEPEPVIEAEPEPVAEPEPVAEVAAEPVAEPEPVAEVVAESVVEPLAADVAEARAEEPAVADGEVAPQGPPAVDDESGTGGAGGNNPAEGAAKAEAEPATTLARLKTHAPSLATAYRAATTALKKHDLTGTRAKTYLVLDRSASMRPYYKDGSAQALAEQTLALAAHLDTDATVHVTFFSTELDGTGELTLTEHENKIDELHATLGRMGRTSYHVAVEDVVATHDKTAPDAKTPALVIFQTDGAPDAKTPATQALADAAKTHPHIHFAFVAFGEHDNKAFDYLRKLKTGNTSFFHAGPTPRELTDTELYTGVLADWRP